A part of Candidatus Electrothrix aestuarii genomic DNA contains:
- a CDS encoding cytochrome-c peroxidase — MKKTAGALFLACAVLATGAVQAEQKPVEPITPATGINKEKAELGKKLFFDPRLSKSGFISCNSCHNLSRGGTDNLQTSIGHNWQQGPINAPTVLNSSMNFVQFWDGRAKDLKDQAGGPIANPGEMAFTHSLAEEVLQSIPGYVVEFKGIYGKDKIDIEQVTDAIAEFEKTLVTPNSRFDQWLQGDKNALNADEQAGYKVFQDSGCISCHYGMAMGGGNFYKMGMVEEFKAKSPSKGRQDVTGKEEHHFMFKVPTLRNVELTYPYFHDGSAQTLSEAVDTMARHQLGKKFSREENAQLVAFLKTLTGEQPTFTIPILPPSSDTTPRPRPFE; from the coding sequence ATGAAAAAAACAGCAGGCGCTCTTTTTCTTGCATGCGCAGTATTGGCGACCGGAGCCGTCCAAGCAGAGCAAAAACCGGTTGAACCTATTACTCCAGCGACGGGTATTAATAAAGAAAAGGCTGAGCTGGGAAAAAAACTTTTTTTTGATCCTCGTCTCTCTAAGTCAGGTTTTATCTCTTGTAACTCCTGTCATAATCTGAGCAGAGGTGGTACAGATAACCTGCAAACCTCCATTGGTCATAACTGGCAGCAGGGGCCTATTAATGCACCCACTGTCCTGAACTCCAGTATGAATTTTGTCCAGTTTTGGGATGGTCGTGCCAAGGACCTCAAAGATCAGGCAGGTGGACCAATTGCTAATCCTGGGGAAATGGCCTTTACTCACAGTCTGGCAGAGGAAGTGCTTCAGTCGATTCCTGGTTATGTTGTTGAATTCAAAGGAATCTACGGCAAGGATAAAATTGATATAGAGCAGGTGACGGATGCTATTGCCGAGTTTGAAAAGACCTTGGTGACTCCCAATTCCCGTTTTGACCAATGGCTGCAAGGTGATAAAAATGCCTTAAACGCGGACGAGCAGGCAGGGTATAAGGTGTTTCAGGACTCTGGCTGTATTTCCTGCCATTACGGCATGGCAATGGGAGGAGGAAATTTCTACAAGATGGGAATGGTTGAGGAGTTTAAGGCCAAGAGCCCATCCAAAGGTCGTCAGGATGTGACAGGTAAGGAGGAGCACCATTTCATGTTCAAAGTGCCGACCCTGCGTAATGTGGAGTTAACCTATCCGTACTTCCATGATGGCTCTGCTCAGACCTTGTCCGAGGCAGTCGACACTATGGCTCGGCATCAGCTGGGGAAGAAGTTCAGCCGGGAAGAAAACGCGCAGCTGGTGGCCTTTCTGAAAACGCTGACTGGTGAGCAACCCACATTTACAATTCCTATTCTGCCGCCTTCCAGCGATACCACTCCTCGCCCCAGACCGTTTGAGTAG
- the selD gene encoding selenide, water dikinase SelD: MVGIETTDSTSVYRLSSEIASINTVSCMRQPLADPYWFGQIAAANALGKIYAFGGRPVTALNLIMSPGEQQNKGTLLEILKLAFFPSKQLDKGMLKEILRGGYDKVTEVGACLTGGQFMQEAEPQYGLCVNGVVHPEQVITHAGALPGDALILTKPLGAGVLLQAVRTGKYSMKNLENETLPLLVYLHDKVIEAAGSFDIHACSDVSNSGIIGCLLNIARGAQARVVLKYQDLLFYSGAIEMSRKGVTTESNKANRALLSQHDLKIRANLSEAEAELLYDPQVAGGLLLTLPRDQAPALLTALQKNGVEGAACIGEAVAGAVGVRVE; this comes from the coding sequence TTGGTTGGTATTGAAACCACAGATTCCACCTCGGTTTATCGCCTGTCATCTGAAATAGCCTCTATAAACACAGTGAGTTGCATGCGGCAGCCACTTGCTGATCCCTACTGGTTTGGCCAGATTGCCGCAGCTAATGCACTTGGCAAAATTTACGCTTTCGGTGGAAGGCCGGTAACGGCTCTCAATCTCATTATGTCTCCTGGCGAGCAGCAAAATAAGGGAACTTTGTTGGAGATACTCAAACTGGCCTTCTTTCCTTCCAAGCAACTGGACAAGGGAATGCTCAAAGAGATTCTGCGTGGTGGTTATGACAAGGTCACTGAGGTTGGGGCCTGCCTTACCGGTGGTCAGTTTATGCAGGAGGCAGAACCGCAGTACGGGCTTTGTGTCAATGGCGTGGTGCATCCTGAGCAAGTCATCACCCATGCCGGAGCCCTGCCTGGGGATGCCCTCATTTTAACTAAGCCCCTAGGCGCTGGCGTACTCTTGCAAGCGGTACGTACAGGAAAATACTCAATGAAAAATCTGGAAAATGAGACTCTGCCGCTTTTGGTCTATCTTCATGATAAGGTCATTGAAGCCGCAGGATCCTTTGATATTCATGCCTGCTCTGACGTAAGTAATTCAGGGATTATTGGCTGTCTGCTCAACATCGCCCGTGGCGCTCAGGCCAGAGTGGTTTTAAAATACCAAGATCTTCTTTTTTATTCAGGGGCGATAGAGATGTCTCGAAAAGGAGTGACAACGGAGAGCAATAAGGCGAACAGAGCCCTGCTGTCACAGCATGACCTGAAAATTCGAGCTAACCTTTCAGAGGCTGAAGCTGAGCTGCTCTATGACCCTCAGGTCGCAGGAGGTTTATTGCTCACTTTGCCGAGGGATCAGGCACCGGCCTTGCTGACTGCTCTGCAAAAGAATGGGGTCGAGGGAGCGGCCTGCATTGGTGAGGCTGTTGCAGGGGCTGTGGGGGTGAGGGTTGAGTAG
- a CDS encoding calcium-binding protein yields MSRIPRDEEREKRIDFDVVVDAYDDVERAMGWFYYLAEQCDFPFKARCIAERSISPLLVDEEVEVISEASAKECERELFVEVQWKDRQMAVPLSQLSIIESSNTSKQIVEDWQYWVQRGYEF; encoded by the coding sequence ATGTCCCGAATTCCAAGAGACGAAGAGCGCGAAAAAAGAATTGACTTTGACGTAGTAGTTGACGCCTATGACGATGTAGAAAGGGCAATGGGCTGGTTTTACTACCTTGCCGAACAATGCGATTTCCCCTTCAAAGCACGATGTATCGCGGAACGATCAATCTCACCTTTACTTGTCGATGAGGAAGTAGAGGTCATCAGCGAGGCGTCAGCCAAAGAATGTGAAAGAGAACTTTTTGTGGAAGTACAGTGGAAGGATCGCCAGATGGCCGTGCCCTTGTCCCAACTCAGCATTATCGAATCAAGCAATACAAGCAAACAAATTGTCGAGGATTGGCAATACTGGGTTCAGCGAGGGTATGAGTTTTAA
- a CDS encoding ABC transporter substrate-binding protein, whose translation MNRPVRLIAALCALSLCFTIASCGSGRKKTVKVGLNIPMTGDIPKVGEGSKYAAEMWLEDINKAGGIEVGGVKYAVELVIEDNESKAESAVKVNTKLITQDDALIIIGPQSSKQAIPAGDVANNYETPMISPWSTNPDTTANRPYVFRGCFLDPFQGPVLANFITDEFHFTKAAVLYDVASDYPKGLAEFFKKAWEEKHGEGSVVAYESFTTKDTEFGSQLTKIIRSGAEVLFTPQYYNEVALIVQQAKDLGWKGPIVGSDSWGSAETIELCGEACYGQFFSTHYAAAGAQGATKDFIDRYKTKYGYVPDDVAALTWDALGLAKAAIEGAGEISGRIKDDRKAVRDALAQVKDFQGITGKMTFTEDGDPKKCAVIVKISDKGEYEFYKSICPE comes from the coding sequence ATGAACAGACCAGTACGGCTTATCGCCGCACTCTGTGCCCTTAGCCTTTGCTTCACCATTGCTTCCTGTGGCTCAGGCAGGAAAAAGACCGTCAAGGTAGGACTCAATATTCCCATGACCGGTGATATCCCTAAGGTCGGTGAAGGCAGCAAGTATGCAGCTGAAATGTGGCTGGAGGATATTAATAAAGCTGGAGGCATTGAGGTCGGCGGGGTCAAATACGCTGTAGAACTGGTTATTGAGGATAATGAGTCCAAGGCCGAGTCCGCTGTCAAAGTCAATACCAAGCTGATCACCCAGGATGATGCTCTGATCATCATCGGGCCACAGTCTTCCAAGCAGGCCATTCCGGCTGGCGACGTGGCCAATAATTACGAAACCCCAATGATCAGCCCCTGGTCCACCAACCCAGACACCACGGCAAATCGCCCGTATGTCTTTCGCGGCTGCTTCCTTGATCCTTTTCAGGGGCCTGTGCTAGCCAACTTCATCACCGATGAGTTTCATTTCACCAAGGCTGCTGTCCTCTATGATGTGGCCAGCGATTACCCCAAGGGCTTAGCTGAGTTTTTCAAGAAAGCCTGGGAGGAAAAACACGGTGAGGGCTCAGTGGTTGCCTATGAGAGCTTTACCACCAAGGATACCGAATTCGGGTCCCAGCTGACTAAGATCATCCGATCTGGGGCAGAGGTGCTCTTCACTCCGCAGTATTATAACGAGGTTGCCCTGATCGTGCAGCAGGCCAAGGATCTGGGCTGGAAAGGCCCGATAGTGGGTAGCGACAGCTGGGGCTCTGCTGAGACCATCGAGCTTTGTGGCGAGGCCTGTTATGGCCAGTTCTTCAGTACCCATTACGCAGCAGCCGGTGCCCAGGGGGCAACCAAGGACTTCATTGATCGCTACAAGACGAAGTATGGGTACGTACCTGATGACGTGGCTGCCTTAACTTGGGATGCCTTAGGACTTGCCAAAGCTGCCATAGAAGGTGCCGGAGAGATCAGCGGTCGAATCAAAGATGATCGCAAGGCCGTGCGTGATGCTTTGGCTCAGGTTAAGGATTTTCAGGGAATCACCGGAAAAATGACCTTTACCGAAGACGGTGATCCGAAAAAATGCGCTGTTATAGTGAAGATCAGTGATAAGGGCGAATACGAATTCTACAAGTCTATTTGCCCTGAGTAA
- a CDS encoding SO_0444 family Cu/Zn efflux transporter, with protein MSFIYDALFSSWTLLNQSALYMLFGLLIGGLLKEYLSPTYVANHLGTGRFSSVFKAALLGIPIPLCSCGVLPAAATLKKQGANNGAVTAFLISTPESGIDSLSITWALLDPLMTVARPISAFFSAAVAGIAENFFAFPSPGSSAKPAGNQKIEHSACACASGCCGGDEQRKNEGISSNAARKKGFLQEFPGKLKSGIRYAIFDIWEELAGWFMVGILLAGVITVLLPDAFISSYLGGGLSSMLLMLVIGIPLYICATASTPIAAAFLLKGVSPGTALVFLLVGPATNITSLSVLVGLLGKRAVALYLTSIAFVSVFCGLILDAVYSMLGISVVAAVAKHGELVPEQLSLAATLFLLVFSLRPIKNSLQRRFGQKQGGSAGGTSCGCGHKELVVPLQPLSDLRKSS; from the coding sequence ATGTCTTTTATCTATGATGCGCTTTTCTCTTCCTGGACTTTACTCAATCAATCAGCGCTCTACATGTTGTTCGGTTTGCTGATTGGTGGATTACTCAAGGAATATCTCTCACCGACCTATGTAGCCAATCATTTGGGTACGGGACGTTTTAGTTCCGTGTTCAAGGCGGCCTTGCTCGGCATTCCCATTCCACTCTGCTCCTGCGGGGTCCTGCCAGCTGCGGCCACGTTGAAGAAGCAAGGAGCCAATAACGGTGCTGTCACCGCTTTTCTTATTTCCACCCCGGAATCCGGGATTGACTCTCTGTCTATCACTTGGGCATTGCTTGACCCCCTCATGACCGTTGCCCGTCCGATTTCCGCTTTTTTTTCTGCGGCTGTTGCCGGAATAGCAGAGAACTTTTTTGCGTTCCCCAGCCCTGGTTCCAGTGCAAAACCAGCGGGTAATCAGAAAATAGAGCACAGTGCCTGCGCCTGTGCTAGTGGTTGTTGTGGTGGTGATGAGCAGCGGAAGAATGAGGGTATATCGAGTAATGCTGCTCGCAAAAAAGGATTCTTGCAGGAATTTCCCGGAAAGCTCAAATCCGGTATTCGATATGCAATCTTTGATATCTGGGAAGAGCTGGCAGGTTGGTTTATGGTGGGTATACTCCTGGCCGGAGTTATTACGGTACTCCTGCCTGATGCTTTTATTTCCTCCTATCTTGGAGGCGGGCTCAGCTCCATGCTGCTGATGCTGGTCATAGGGATTCCCCTCTATATTTGTGCCACAGCTTCTACGCCCATTGCGGCTGCTTTTCTCCTTAAGGGAGTCAGCCCGGGAACAGCCTTGGTTTTCCTTCTGGTTGGCCCAGCCACCAATATCACCTCTTTATCCGTCTTGGTTGGTTTGCTCGGTAAACGGGCCGTTGCTCTCTATCTCACTTCTATTGCTTTCGTCAGTGTGTTCTGCGGGTTAATTTTGGATGCGGTGTACAGTATGCTTGGGATTTCCGTTGTTGCGGCGGTGGCAAAGCATGGTGAGCTCGTTCCAGAACAGCTCAGCTTAGCTGCCACACTTTTTTTGTTGGTCTTTTCTCTTCGTCCGATAAAGAACAGTCTACAGCGACGCTTCGGGCAGAAGCAAGGGGGCAGTGCGGGAGGGACATCTTGCGGATGTGGGCATAAGGAGCTTGTTGTGCCGCTCCAACCTCTCAGTGATTTGCGGAAGAGTAGTTGA
- a CDS encoding nucleoside transporter C-terminal domain-containing protein — MDINYVIRGFGGVTGICLLAWLFSEKKRQVSLKQVGGGLLIQLLLAVFLLKLPFSKELFLILNKGVLLLQEATKAGTSFTFGYIGGGALPFTESFPGAGFILAFQALPIILVMSALSALLTYWRILPALVRLFSSLFQKTMGIGGALAVGASANIFIGMVESPLLIRPYLTKMTRSELFATMTCGMATIAGTVLVLYVTLLDKILPDAAGHILTASIISVPAALTVARIMIPETENLTEGDMSPEQEADSSMDAITKGTADGVGLFLHITAMLVVLVSLIHLVNLLLALFPDVLGAPVTMQRVLGYVMAPVAWLMGIPWQEALSAGSLLGIKIVLNEFLAYMELAQLPAQSLSPRSITILTYALCGFANFGSLGIMIGGMGTMAPERKNEIVALGIRSIIAGTLATCLTGATVGILY, encoded by the coding sequence ATGGATATTAACTATGTAATACGAGGGTTTGGTGGCGTTACCGGGATTTGTCTGCTAGCATGGTTGTTCAGCGAAAAAAAAAGACAAGTGAGCCTCAAGCAAGTTGGTGGTGGCCTGCTGATTCAACTCCTTCTCGCGGTTTTTCTTCTCAAATTACCCTTCAGCAAGGAACTTTTCCTGATTCTCAATAAAGGCGTACTCCTCTTACAGGAGGCCACAAAAGCTGGTACATCCTTTACCTTTGGGTATATTGGCGGAGGAGCTCTCCCTTTTACGGAGTCCTTTCCTGGTGCTGGCTTTATTCTTGCCTTTCAAGCACTCCCTATTATTTTAGTCATGAGTGCCCTTTCCGCCCTCCTCACCTATTGGCGAATACTCCCCGCCCTTGTCCGCCTTTTTTCCAGCCTTTTTCAAAAAACTATGGGCATTGGTGGGGCCCTTGCTGTGGGGGCATCGGCCAACATATTTATAGGCATGGTGGAATCACCCCTGCTGATCAGGCCTTACCTCACCAAAATGACCAGAAGCGAACTCTTTGCCACCATGACCTGTGGCATGGCAACCATAGCAGGTACAGTGCTGGTTCTCTATGTCACGCTCCTGGATAAAATTCTCCCGGATGCAGCAGGCCATATCCTGACGGCCTCCATCATCAGCGTCCCGGCAGCTCTTACTGTCGCTCGCATCATGATCCCGGAAACTGAAAATCTCACTGAAGGAGATATGTCGCCAGAGCAGGAGGCGGACAGCAGCATGGATGCCATAACCAAAGGGACAGCTGACGGAGTCGGACTCTTTCTTCATATCACAGCCATGCTGGTCGTCCTCGTTTCCCTTATCCATCTTGTGAATCTGCTCTTGGCGCTTTTTCCTGATGTTCTGGGTGCGCCTGTAACCATGCAACGAGTCTTAGGGTATGTCATGGCTCCCGTAGCGTGGCTCATGGGAATTCCCTGGCAGGAAGCACTTTCTGCGGGATCTTTGCTCGGAATCAAGATTGTTCTCAATGAATTCCTCGCCTATATGGAATTAGCTCAACTTCCTGCGCAGAGCCTGTCCCCTCGCAGCATAACTATTCTCACCTATGCATTATGCGGATTTGCTAACTTTGGCAGCCTCGGTATTATGATCGGCGGCATGGGAACAATGGCTCCTGAAAGAAAAAATGAAATTGTTGCCCTAGGAATTCGCTCTATTATTGCAGGCACTCTTGCTACCTGTTTAACAGGTGCCACCGTGGGAATCCTCTACTGA
- a CDS encoding NfeD family protein, producing the protein MEFVSPVLVWFLLGVVFFITELIVPSFILFFLGVGAWCTSSVLALTSVSLTVQMIIFLISSLVTLVLLRSWLRSIFFGGSSQEDDSVNVDTAPSTGIVTEAIVPPGQGRVKYGGSFWKAIADEPIPENTVVQILERKNLIVQVCPLHTEEATL; encoded by the coding sequence ATGGAATTTGTATCTCCTGTTCTTGTCTGGTTTCTCCTGGGAGTTGTGTTCTTCATTACAGAGCTGATTGTTCCCAGTTTTATCCTTTTCTTTCTCGGTGTCGGGGCGTGGTGCACATCCTCGGTACTGGCCTTGACAAGTGTATCGTTGACCGTTCAGATGATCATTTTCTTGATCAGCTCCCTTGTGACCCTTGTTCTACTTCGATCATGGCTTCGATCAATATTTTTTGGTGGTTCCAGTCAGGAAGATGATTCAGTCAATGTGGATACCGCACCGTCTACCGGCATTGTGACAGAGGCTATTGTGCCCCCAGGTCAAGGTCGAGTCAAATACGGCGGCTCTTTCTGGAAGGCTATAGCTGATGAGCCCATACCTGAGAATACGGTTGTACAGATTCTCGAAAGAAAAAATCTCATTGTTCAGGTCTGTCCCTTGCACACAGAAGAAGCAACATTGTAA
- a CDS encoding stomatin-like protein, whose translation MELLFGVVVFVVFIVVILVKTAIVVPQRHEYVVERLGKYRTTLEAGFHILVPFLDKIAYRRNLKEEPVDIGGQTCITADNVTLEVDGIMYIQVVNSRQSAYGIEDYHFAASQLAQTSLRSAIGKISLDNTFEARENLNQQVVEAIDDAAQNWGIKVLRYEIKDIQPPRSVLDAMEKQMQAEREKRAEIARSEGDKQSVINRAEGQRAEAIAKSEGEKMKRINEADGRAQEILRVAEATAEGIRKVGEALAAPGGHEAARLEVAKKYLDEFGKLAQENNTMILPGNLTDVSSMIATAMSTLQQTSKKQRPVRPTRPAQNPS comes from the coding sequence ATGGAATTACTGTTTGGCGTTGTTGTCTTTGTTGTTTTTATTGTTGTTATCCTAGTAAAAACAGCGATTGTTGTGCCTCAGCGACATGAGTACGTTGTTGAGCGCCTGGGTAAATATCGGACAACGCTTGAAGCGGGATTCCATATCCTGGTTCCCTTCCTTGACAAAATCGCCTACCGGCGAAACCTGAAAGAAGAGCCTGTTGATATCGGCGGGCAAACCTGTATCACAGCAGATAACGTCACCTTGGAGGTGGATGGTATCATGTATATTCAGGTTGTCAACTCACGTCAATCAGCCTACGGAATTGAGGATTATCATTTTGCCGCTTCGCAGTTGGCCCAAACTTCGCTCCGGTCAGCTATCGGTAAGATCAGCCTGGATAACACCTTTGAGGCCCGCGAGAATTTGAACCAGCAGGTTGTTGAGGCCATTGATGATGCTGCCCAGAACTGGGGTATCAAGGTATTGCGCTATGAAATCAAGGATATTCAACCCCCTCGTTCTGTTCTTGATGCTATGGAAAAACAGATGCAGGCGGAACGTGAGAAACGAGCTGAGATTGCTCGATCCGAAGGTGATAAACAATCGGTGATCAATCGGGCCGAAGGACAGCGAGCTGAGGCTATTGCCAAGTCCGAAGGTGAAAAGATGAAGCGGATTAATGAGGCTGATGGTCGGGCTCAGGAAATCCTCAGAGTGGCAGAAGCCACCGCAGAAGGAATCCGCAAGGTTGGTGAGGCCTTGGCTGCCCCTGGAGGGCACGAGGCTGCTAGACTTGAGGTGGCGAAAAAGTATCTTGATGAATTCGGTAAACTGGCTCAGGAGAATAATACTATGATTCTACCAGGTAACCTGACCGATGTGTCGAGTATGATTGCTACGGCTATGTCCACGTTACAACAGACCAGTAAAAAACAACGCCCTGTTCGTCCCACCCGCCCTGCTCAAAATCCGTCTTAA
- a CDS encoding 2-isopropylmalate synthase → MNYPDGSTYTGEWKNGKRHGKGILIYPGGRKYEGEFANDEMHGKGIITLPDGRLIESQWENGEQISARFSNGDVFNGTWSGGTFCGEATVTLPNGDRYSGGFKDSKYEGYGVMTYADGSKYTGEFKNGKFNGKGAISFPDGTVIESDWKDGHPVN, encoded by the coding sequence ATGAACTATCCAGATGGAAGTACCTATACCGGTGAGTGGAAAAACGGTAAACGCCACGGCAAGGGAATTCTTATTTACCCTGGTGGCAGAAAGTACGAGGGGGAGTTTGCCAATGATGAAATGCATGGAAAAGGAATTATCACTCTGCCCGACGGTCGTCTTATAGAAAGTCAGTGGGAAAATGGCGAACAAATCTCAGCACGCTTTTCCAATGGGGACGTGTTTAACGGGACCTGGAGCGGCGGAACTTTTTGTGGGGAAGCAACCGTGACCTTACCTAATGGAGATCGCTATTCTGGCGGTTTCAAGGACAGTAAGTATGAAGGGTACGGTGTCATGACCTATGCTGATGGCAGTAAGTATACCGGCGAATTTAAAAACGGAAAATTCAATGGAAAAGGAGCCATTTCTTTTCCTGATGGAACTGTGATAGAAAGTGACTGGAAAGATGGTCATCCAGTGAACTGA